In Pseudophryne corroboree isolate aPseCor3 chromosome 3, aPseCor3.hap2, whole genome shotgun sequence, a genomic segment contains:
- the LOC135054769 gene encoding uncharacterized protein LOC135054769: MSECPMLSGAEGEIKRKEDEEKWKKDKGITLSNPGLSAASDVAEDERTFPTSPPEAILVTAELSSLILHFKEPTIIGDGATITEYKVEYKEKDEKQDGRWLEYRSGRKVEFCIIEGLKPMTFYTLRVSAICGDSEASAPSDEIVIMTKKERSYYDKHQHIKENMLTKGTEEGNPSIYQLNTDLCDSGYRKYSLGKENLQIHNKVILLVGATGSGKTTLINGMANYILGVEWKDDFRFKLVHEVTGKSQAHSQTSLVTAYKMNHESGYQIPYSLTVIDTPGFGDTRGIEQDKKVTEDIHAFFTADNGIDQIDAVCFVVQASLARLTHTQKYIFNTVFSIFGKDIRDNILILINFSDGAKPPVLEAIKDADIPCPVDSKGDPVHYKFNNSALFACNQASNMSFDEMFWMMGEQSMRTFFSYLSKIETKSLTLTKEVLMERKQLEITVQALQPQITAGLMKLDEIRRTQEALQQNKDRMAANEDFEYEVTITVPVQRDITGSFITNCQQCHFTCHYPCQIADDKEKSGCYAMSNGYCRECPGKCIWNVHFNQKYKWEYVTQTEKRTYDELKKIYQEASGEVMDGEKLFNKLNEEYNNVKVVVFGLIDQSSKSLKRLREIALVPNPLSTTEHIDLIIQSEQQEAKPGYQERIQSLMEVRQQAMLLEKIERGEELLPDEQKSYSIMVMFNAVKDKAKKATKTVLSFFSKEKTQETSHQK; encoded by the coding sequence GTATAACATTGAGTAACCCAGGACTCAGTGCTGCCAGTGATGTTGCAGAAGATGAGAGAACCTTTCCCACTAGTCCACCTGAAGCCATACTCGTCACTGCTGAACTCTCCTCTCTTATATTGCATTTCAAGGAACCAACTATAATCGGAGATGGAGCCACAATAACTGAGTATAAAGTCGAATACAAGGAAAAAGATGAAAAGCAAGATGGGAGGTGGCTGGAATATAGATCAGGAAGGAAAGTAGAATTTTGTATTATTGAGGGGCTAAAGCcaatgacattttacacattacgtgtgTCAGCCATATGTGGTGACTCTGAGGCCAGTGCTCCCAGTGATGAGATTGTAATTATGACAAAAAAGGAAAGATCCTATTATGACAAACATCAACATATTAAAGAAAATATGCTTACAAAGGGAACAGAAGAGGGAAATCCCTCCATATATCAGCTGAACACAGATCTTTGTGACTCTGGATATCGTAAGTACAGTTTGGGAAAAGAAAACCTACAGATACATAATAAAGTTATTCTATTAGTAGGAGCTACAGGATCAGGGAAAACAACCCTGATCAATGGGATGGCCAACTATATCTTGGGTGTGGAATGGAAAGATGACTTTAGGTTCAAACTTGTACACGAGGTTACAGGTAAATCTCAAGCTCACAGCCAGACCTCTCTAGTTACAGCCTACAAGATGAACCATGAAAGTGGCTACCAAATACCGTATTCCCTCACTGTTATAGACACACCAGGGTTTGGAGACACACGGGGAATAGAGCAGGACAAGAAGGTCACAGAGGACATCCATGCATTTTTTACAGCGGACAATGGCATTGATCAGATAGACGCTGTGTGCTTTGTAGTTCAGGCATCTTTGGCTCGGCTGACACACACCCAGAAATATATTTTTAATACTGTTTTTTCAATCTTTGGGAAAGATATCAGAGACAACATACTGATCCTGATCAACTTCTCAGATGGAGCAAAACCTCCAGTACTGGAGGCCATAAAGGATGCTGACATCCCCTGCCCTGTGGACAGTAAAGGTGACCCCGTTCACTACAAATTCAACAATTCAGCTCTATTCGCTTGCAATCAGGCCAGTAACATGAGCTTTGATGAGATGTTCTGGATGATGGGGGAGCAAAGTATGAGAACATTTTTCAGCTATCTgagtaaaatagaaacaaaaagTCTGACTCTGACCAAGGAAGTCCTCATGGAAAGGAAACAACTTGAGATTACTGTTCAGGCCTTACAGCCACAGATAACGGCTGGGCTAATGAAACTGGATGAAATCAGAAGGACACAGGAAGCTCTGCAGCAGAACAAGGACCGAATGGCGGCAAATGAGGACTTTGAGTATGAGGTCACCATTACTGTTCCAGTACAAAGAGACATTACAGGCAGCTTCATAACCAACTGCCAGCAATGTCACTTTACCTGTCACTATCCCTGTCAGATTGCTGATGACAAAGAGAAATCTGGTTGTTATGCTATGTCGAATGGATACTGTAGAGAATGCCCAGGTAAATGTATCTGGAATGTTCATTTCAATCAGAAGTATAAGTGGGAGTATGTGACCCAAACAGAAAAAAGAACATACGATGAGTTGAAAAAAATTTATCAAGAAGCTTCTGGAGAGGTGATGGATGGAGAAAAGCTGTTCAATAAACTAAATGAGGAATATAATAATGTGAAAGTAGTTGTGTTTGGTCTTATTGACCAGTCCTCCAAGAGTCTGAAGCGCCTCCGTGAAATTGCTTTGGTACCAAACCCTCTGTCAACCACAGAACACATTGATCTGATAATACAGAGTGAGCAACAAGAAGCCAAACCAGGATATCAGGAGAGAATCCAGTCCCTGATGGAGGTCAGACAGCAGGCAATGTTGTTAGAGAAGATAGAGAGGGGGGAAGAGCTGCTGCCTGATGAGCAGAAAAGCTATTCCATAATGGTTATGTTTAATGCTGTCAAGGATAAAGCTAAAAAAGCTACAAAAACAGTGCTTTCCTTCTTCAGTAAAGAAAAAACACAAGAGACATCACATCAAAAGtaa